The Mycolicibacterium insubricum DNA segment CTCAACCGCCAGCTCGCCGACATTGAGAAGTTGCAGGCCAATGTTCGTCAGGCGCTGACGTTGGCCGACCAGGCCACGGCCGCCGGTGACGTCGCCCGCGCCACCGAGTACACCAACGCCGCGGAGGCATTCGCCGCTCAGCTGGTCACCGCCGAGCAGAGCGTCGAGGATCTCAAGGCGCTGCACGATCAGGCCCTCGGTGCGGCCACCCAGGCCAAGAAGGCCGTCGAGCAGAACGCGATGGTGCTGCAGCAGCGGATCGCCGAGCGCACCAAGCTGCTCTCCCAGCTGGAGCAGGCCAAGATGCAGGAGCAGGTCAGCTCGTCGCTGCGGTCCATGAGCGAGCTCGCCGCCCCCGGCAACACGCCGAGCCTCGACGAGGTGCGGGAGAAGATCGAGCGCCGCTACGCCACCGCGATGGGTGAGGCCGAGCTGGCGCAGAACTCGGTGCAGGGCCGGATGCTGGAGGTCCAGCAGGCCAGTGTGCAGATGGCCGGCCATTCCCGGCTCGAACAGATCCGCGCCTCGATGCGCGGTGAGGCGCTGCCCTCGGGCGCCGCCGGCGCCCCCGCGGCCACCCCTGTTGCGCCGCAGCAGGGAGCCGTTCCGGAGAAGCCGCTGGGGCAGTGATGTCCGACGGGGCGCCGCCGCGGGGTTTCCGGGGTCTGGTTCAGCGCGGCGTGGACGCCGCCAGCCAGGCCGCCGACGCGGCCGCGTTCACGCTGCGGGCGATCGCCGATCCGCGCGGCCGGCTGGTCCGCAAGCGTCGGTATGCGCTGTGGATCGGCGCGTTGTTCACCATCGCCTCCGTGGTGATGATGGGCGTGACGGTGCTGATGGCGATCTGGGACACCCCGCCGTGGATGCTGCCGATCACCGCGGTCCCGGCCGCGCTGTTGGCGTTCCCGGCGACCCTGGCCTTCCTGCGGCTGCGCCGGCTCCGCACGATTCCGCTGCCCGCCCCGCGCCCGGCCTCCAGCCGCCGGCTGCCGCCGCACGGCTCGGCCGCCCGTCCGGCGATGTACGCCCTCGGCGCGTCCGAGCGCGGACTGTTCTCCCTGCTGGCGGTGATCGAGCGCGGTGAGTTGCTACCGGCCGGGGAGCTGGCCGAGCTGACCGCCGCGGCCAACCACGCGGCCGCGGCCATGGCCGGCACCGCCGCCGAGGTGGTGTCGATGGAGCGGGCCGCCGAGGCCAGCCCCGCCGGCCGCGAGTTTCTGGCGCCGACGATCAACGCCTACACCGCCCAGCTCGGCGCCGGTGTCAGACAGTACAACGAGATGGTGACGGCGGCGGCGCAGCTGGTGGCCGCGACGAACGCCGGGTCGACGTCCGGGCCGGTGCTGACCGCGTCGGTCATCGAGGCCCAGCGCTACCGCGGCGCGCTCACCGACGCCACCGATCGCATGCAGGGCTGGGCGGACGCGTTCGAACAGCTGGGCGAACTGCGCGGAGCCTAACCTCCCGGCTTACAGGCGGGGCCGCAGTGCCGGAATGACGGCGCCGACCAGCCCGCGCAAGAGCGCCTTGGTCATGTCCAGCATGTCGAAATAGTCCCGCCACAGGGTGATCTTCCCGTCGTGCACCTCGAACACCCCGCATACCCAGAACGTCAGCTGCACCGGCCCGAACCGCAGCAGATCGGTGCGCTCGTTCATCACCGTGTCGCCGTCGGTGGCACTGCGGTGGATCCGCACGTCGAAACCGAGGGCGGGGTGGTTCATCGCGGCGAACACCTTCATCACCCGGCGGGCACCGCGGATCCGGGAGAATCCGACGTTCTCGTAGACGATGTCGTCGTCCAGCAGATCCGCGGCGATATCGAGATCCTTGTCCCGCAGGGCGCACAGGAAGTCGTCGACGGCGGCGATGTTGGCGTTCGCGATGGCGGAGTTCGTGGCGGTGAGGTCCTGCGGGGTGCTCATGGGACCCACCTTAAGGTGATGCGGTGGCAGAAAGTGCGCCGTTGCGCGTGCCGGTGGTCGCCGGCCCCGATCCCGGACACGCGTTCCCGGCGCTGGCCCTGTGCCTGCGGCTGCAAGCCGCCGGTCACCTCCCGACCCTGCTGACCGGGCGGTCCTGGCTGGACACCGCCCGCGACGCCGGTATCCCCGCGGTGGAACTGCTCGGCCTGGACGCCACCGACGACGATGACGACGCCGACGACGGCGCCAAGATCCACCAGCGCGCGGCGCGGATGGCGGTGCTCAACGTGCCGGTGATCCGGGACCTGAACCCGGATCTGGTGGTGTCCGACGTGATCACCGTGTGCGGCGGGATGGCCGCGGAACTGCTCGGCCTGCCGTGGGCCGAGCTCAGCCCGCACCCGCTGTATCTGCCGTCGAGGGGCCTGCCGCCGATCGGCAGCGGCCTGGCCCCGGGTACCGGCCTGCGCGGCCGGCTGCGCGACACGGTCATGCGGGCGCTGACCGCCCGGTCGCTGGCCGACGGCGAGCGCCAGCGCGGCGCGGCGCGGGCCGGTATCGGGCTACCCGCGCGTGATCCGGGTCCGGCCCGCCGGCTGATTGCCACCCTGCCCGCGTTGGAGGTGCCGCGCCCGGACTGGCCGGCGGAGGCGGTGGTCGTCGGGCCGCTGCATTTCGAGCCGACCGACGCGGTGTTGACCCCGCCGCCCGGTGACGGTCCGCTGGTGGTGGTGGCGCCGTCGACCGCGACGACCGGCACCGTTGGGCTGGCCGAACTGGCGCTCGACACACTGATCCCCGGGGCCACACTGCCCGAGGGGGCCCGGATCGCGGTGTCCCGGCTGTCCGGCCCGGAGCTGGACCTGCCGTCGTGGGCGGTCGCCGGATTGGGTCGCCAGGACGAGCTGCTGAGCCACGCCGACGTGCTGATCTGCGGCAGCGGACACGGGATCGTCGCCAAGTCGCTGCTGGCCGGGGTGCCGATGGTGTTGGTACCCGGTGGTGGCGACCAGTGGGAGATCGCCAACCGGGTGGTGCGTCAGGGCAGCGCCGAGCTGGTCCGGCCGGTGACCGGCGAGGCGCTGGTCGCCGCGGTCGCCGCGGTGCTGGGGTCGCCGCGCTACCGGGAGGCCGCGCGCGCGGCCGCGGCCGGGCGCACCGAGGTCGCCGACCCCGTCGAGGTGCTCCGACAGGTGTAGTTCCGTTGTCTGGAACGGAGTGTGGACGCCGGCGTCGCGGATCGGGTAGACCGGATCTGACGCGTCGTCGGCGGCGGGGGACGGGAGCGCAGTGATGAACGGTGGGGGATCGCGGACGGTGCTGGGTGCGCTGGCGGCGATTCTGCTGCTGGCCGGGTGCTCGGGGCCGGCCAGGCAGGATCAGCCGGTGGCACCCACCGCGACGGCGTCGTCGACGACAGCGGCCGCGCCGACCTCGGTGGCCCCGCCCCCGTCGACGACGCCGACCTCGGTGACCGTGACCGGCACAGCGACGATGGGCGGGGCGCAGGGCGATATCTCGGTCCAGATTTCCGGCGGTGGTGAACCGCTGTTTCCCGGTGGAGCCGCGTTGCCGCTGACCGTCACCGTGACCAACACCGGGCCGGAGGCCGTCACCCAGATCGGTGTGGTCGTCTCGCTGGGTCATTGCAGCTGCACGACGCATCCGCAGAAGATGATGGCGACCGGTTCGATGGAGATGCTCGACCCGGCGACGGGTACCTGGTCGGCGGTGCCCTATGTCAGGGAGGCCGGCGGCACCGACTTCCTGGGCCAACCGGTGGTGCCGGCGTTCGACCTGGCCGCCGGATCGACCGTGACCTACCGGCTGCGGATCCGGCTGGACGCCGAGCAGCAGTATCCGGTGACCGGCGGCGCCGCCAAGGTCAACGTCACGATCACCGATCCGGAAACGGCCCGGTCGGGGTCGGCCGCGACGGCGGTGTCGCTGCCCATCACCGTGGCGGCCTGAGTAGGTTGGTCGGGTGCGCCTGACCGAATTCCACGAACTCGTCTACGCCCAGTTCGGCCGCGCCAGGGGAGCATCGATGCTGGTCGACCACGTTTTATCGTCGCTCGACGGTCGTACCGCGGCCCAAGCCGTGGCGGCCGGGGTGGAGCCGCGCGACGTCTGGCGGGCGCTGTGTGCCGATTTCGAGGTGCCTCGGGAACAGTGGTGACATGGCCCAAGATGAGTGGGCACGTGGCTGGTCGGAGGGTGCGGGTGCCGCGAGAACAGTGGTGACGCTGCCCGGGGTGAGCGGCTGGGTGGTTGTTCGGCGTGTCTCCGGCGCGCCTGCTTGCCATCGAACATCTGTTCGCTAAAGTGGTGGGCGATCGAGGGAACGGATTTGTCGGTGGCTCGGTCTAACTTGACAAGCAACCGACCGAAAACGGTCACCGACCACAACTCCTGGAGAGGTAATCACCATGGCGCAACAGGCACCGGATCGCGCAAAGGCCCTCGAATTGGCGATGGCCCAGATCGAGAAGAACTTCGGCAAGGGCTCGGTGATGCGCCTCGGCGAGGAAGCCCACCAGCCGATCGCCGTCATCCCGACCGGATCGATCGCCCTCGATGTGGCACTGGGCATCGGTGGCCTGCCGCGCGGCCGCGTCGTCGAGATCTACGGCCCGGAATCCTCGGGTAAGACCACCGTCGCCCTGCACGCGGTGGCCAACGCCCAGGCCGCCGGCGGCATCGCGGCGTTCATCGACGCCGAGCACGCGCTGGACCCGGAGTACGCCCGGGCGCTCGGTGTGGACACCGATGCCCTGCTGGTTTCCCAGCCGGACACCGGTGAGCAGGCCCTGGAGATCGCGGACATGCTGATCCGCTCCGGCGCCCTGGACATCCTGGTCATCGACTCGGTGGCCGCGCTGGTGCCCCGCGCCGAGATCGAGGGCGAGATGGGCGACAGTCACGTCGGTCTGCAGGCCCGCCTGATGAGCCAGGCGCTGCGCAAAATGACCGGCGCCCTGAGCAATTCGGGCACCACCGCGATCTTCATCAACCAGCTCCGAGAAAAAATCGGGGTGATGTTCGGATGCTTTGCCTATGGCACCCGGGTGCAGCTGTCGGACGGGACCTCCGAGAAGATCGGCAAGATCGTCAACCAGAAGATGGACGTCGAGGTGATGTCCTACGACCCGGTCACCGACCAGATCGTGCCCCGGCGGGTCGTCAACTGGTTCAACAACGGACCGGCCGAACAGTTCCTGCAGTTCACCGTCGAGAAGTCCGGCGGCAACGGCCGTTCGCAGTTCGCGGCCACCCCGAACCACCTCATCCGCACTCCGGCCGGCTGGACCGAGGCCGGTGACATCATCGCCGGGGACCGAGTGCTGGCCGCCGAGCCGCATCTGCTCAGCGACCAGCAGTTCCAGGTGATCCTGGGTTCGCTGATGGGTGACGGCAATCTGTCGCCGAACCTGCGCGGCCGCAACGGCGTTCGGTTCCGGATGGGCCACGGTGCCCGCCAGGCCGACTACCTGGACTGGAAGACCGGTCTGCTGGGCAATATCAAGCATTCAGTCCGGGAGAACGACAAGGGCGCCCGGTTCGCCGACTTCACCCCGCTGCCGGAACTCGGCGAATTGCAGCGTGCGGTGTATCTGGGTGACGGCAAGAAGTTCTTGTCCGAGGACTACCTGAAGGCGCTGACCCCGCTCGCGCTGGCCGTCTGGTACATGGACGACGGGTCCTTCACCGTGCGGTCCAAGGGACTGCAGCAGCGCACCGCGGGCGGTAGCGGCCGGATCGAGATCTGTGTCGAGGCGATGAGCGAAGGTTCACGGGAACGGTTGCGGGATTACCTGTGCGACACCCACGGACTCGACGTCCGGCTGCGCTCGGCCGGTGCCGCGGGCAAGGCGGTGCTGGTGTTCTCCACCGCGGCGACGGCCAAGTTCCAGGAGCTGGTGGCACCGTATATGGCTCCGTCCATGGAGTACAAGCTGCTGCCGCGTTTCCGTGGGCTCGGCACCGTCGAGCCGCAGTTCGTGCCGGCCTCGCAGCGGCTGGTGCCGGCGCGGGTGCTCGATATCCATGTCAAGCCGCAGACTCGTTCGATGAACCGGTTCGACATCGAGGTGGAGGGCAATCACAACTACTTCGTGGACGGCGTCATGGTGCACAACTCGCCCGAAACGACCACTGGCGGAAAGGCGTTGAAGTTCTACGCCTCGGTCCGGATGGACGTCCGTCGCATCGAGACCCTCAAGGACGGCACTGACGCGGTCGGTAACCGCACCCGGGTCAAGATCGTCAAGAACAAGGTCAGCCCGCCGTTCAAGCAGGCCGAGTTCGACATCCTGTACGGCAAGGGCATCTCCAAGGAGGGCTCGCTGATCGACATGGGTGTTGACCAGGGCTTCATCCGCAAGTCGGGATCCTGGTACACCTACGACGGCGAGCAGCTGGGCCAGGGCAAGGAGAACGCCCGCGGCTACCTGCTGACCAACCCCGAGATCGCCGACGAGATCGAGAAGAAGATCAAGGAGAAGCTCGGTATCGGGGCGGTGCTGGGCGACGAGCTGACCGATGACCCGGCACCGGCGCCCGTCGACTTCTGAGTCGCCAGAAGTCGGTGAGCCCGGCGAGGTCGGCGGCGGGCCTCGTGCTCGCGGAACTACACCGCTCGCCGAACCCGCCGGTGCAGTCGGCGGCGGGCCTCGTGCTCGCGGAACTACACCGCTCGCCGAACCCGCCGGGCGGGTGGCGCAGGCGCAGTCCTACAGTCTGCGCCTGCTCACGGCCCGGGCGCGCACTCGCGGCGAGCTCACCGAACGGCTGACCCAGCGCGGCTATACCGAGGACGTGATCGACGTCGTGCTGGGCCGGCTCGCCAAGGCCGGTCTGCTCGACGACGCCGAGTTCGCGCGGGAATGGGTGCGGTCGCGACAACTCAATGCCGGCAAGGGAAAACGGGCACTGGCCGTCGAACTGCGTAACAAGGGCGTCGACGCCGAGATCATCGATGCCACCCTGGCCGACGTCGACACCGACTCGGAACGGCGGCGGGCCGAGGAACTGGTGGCCACCCGGCTGCAGCGGGAATCCCTGGCCGACGGCGACGACGTCAAGGTCACCCGCCGCCTGGTCGGCATGCTGGCCCGCCGCGGCTACAGCCAGGGCATGGCGTTCGATGTCGTCAAAGTTGCGTTGATGGGGGAGCGGGAACGAAGGAAGGTTTAAGGCCAACCGGATCTGGGTTCTCGTTTGCGTCGAGGCGCGTAGATTCCGACCATGTTGATCTCGGCGAAGCTGGCGCCCACTTTCGACTACCCGGTGCTGGACCGTTTCTGGCGGGACGCCGACGAACTGGGTTTCCACGGAGTCTGGAACTATGACCATTTCTACGGCCTGGTGGATCCGCAGCAACCAACGCTGGAAGCCTGGACCACCCTGGCCGCGATGGCCACGCTGACCACCCGTGCACGAGTCGGCTGCCTGGTGAGCTCGGTGACCTACCGCAACCCAGGGCTGCTGGCGAAGATGGCCGTCACCGTCGACCACATGTCCGGCGGGCGCCTGGACTTCGGGATCGGCGCCGGTTGGCACGAGGATGAGCACCGCGGCTATGGCATCGAATTCCCCAGCCCGGGCGAGCGAGTCGAGATGCTCGATGAGGCGCTGGCGGTGATCCGGCGGCTGTGGACCGAGGATTCTGTCACCCACCGGGGTCGGTTCTTCACGCTGCAGGACGCCATCGCCAACCCAAAGCCCCGGCAACGGCCGCACCCGCCGATCGTCATCGGTGGCG contains these protein-coding regions:
- the pspA gene encoding phage shock protein PspA, producing the protein MANPFVKGWRYLMALFNSKIDEHADPKVQIQQAIEDAQRQHQALTQQAAQVIGNQRQLEMRLNRQLADIEKLQANVRQALTLADQATAAGDVARATEYTNAAEAFAAQLVTAEQSVEDLKALHDQALGAATQAKKAVEQNAMVLQQRIAERTKLLSQLEQAKMQEQVSSSLRSMSELAAPGNTPSLDEVREKIERRYATAMGEAELAQNSVQGRMLEVQQASVQMAGHSRLEQIRASMRGEALPSGAAGAPAATPVAPQQGAVPEKPLGQ
- the pspM gene encoding phage shock envelope stress response protein PspM is translated as MMSDGAPPRGFRGLVQRGVDAASQAADAAAFTLRAIADPRGRLVRKRRYALWIGALFTIASVVMMGVTVLMAIWDTPPWMLPITAVPAALLAFPATLAFLRLRRLRTIPLPAPRPASSRRLPPHGSAARPAMYALGASERGLFSLLAVIERGELLPAGELAELTAAANHAAAAMAGTAAEVVSMERAAEASPAGREFLAPTINAYTAQLGAGVRQYNEMVTAAAQLVAATNAGSTSGPVLTASVIEAQRYRGALTDATDRMQGWADAFEQLGELRGA
- a CDS encoding limonene-1,2-epoxide hydrolase family protein, which codes for MSTPQDLTATNSAIANANIAAVDDFLCALRDKDLDIAADLLDDDIVYENVGFSRIRGARRVMKVFAAMNHPALGFDVRIHRSATDGDTVMNERTDLLRFGPVQLTFWVCGVFEVHDGKITLWRDYFDMLDMTKALLRGLVGAVIPALRPRL
- a CDS encoding glycosyltransferase, with product MRVPVVAGPDPGHAFPALALCLRLQAAGHLPTLLTGRSWLDTARDAGIPAVELLGLDATDDDDDADDGAKIHQRAARMAVLNVPVIRDLNPDLVVSDVITVCGGMAAELLGLPWAELSPHPLYLPSRGLPPIGSGLAPGTGLRGRLRDTVMRALTARSLADGERQRGAARAGIGLPARDPGPARRLIATLPALEVPRPDWPAEAVVVGPLHFEPTDAVLTPPPGDGPLVVVAPSTATTGTVGLAELALDTLIPGATLPEGARIAVSRLSGPELDLPSWAVAGLGRQDELLSHADVLICGSGHGIVAKSLLAGVPMVLVPGGGDQWEIANRVVRQGSAELVRPVTGEALVAAVAAVLGSPRYREAARAAAAGRTEVADPVEVLRQV
- a CDS encoding DUF3046 domain-containing protein is translated as MRLTEFHELVYAQFGRARGASMLVDHVLSSLDGRTAAQAVAAGVEPRDVWRALCADFEVPREQW
- the recA gene encoding intein-containing recombinase RecA, with protein sequence MAQQAPDRAKALELAMAQIEKNFGKGSVMRLGEEAHQPIAVIPTGSIALDVALGIGGLPRGRVVEIYGPESSGKTTVALHAVANAQAAGGIAAFIDAEHALDPEYARALGVDTDALLVSQPDTGEQALEIADMLIRSGALDILVIDSVAALVPRAEIEGEMGDSHVGLQARLMSQALRKMTGALSNSGTTAIFINQLREKIGVMFGCFAYGTRVQLSDGTSEKIGKIVNQKMDVEVMSYDPVTDQIVPRRVVNWFNNGPAEQFLQFTVEKSGGNGRSQFAATPNHLIRTPAGWTEAGDIIAGDRVLAAEPHLLSDQQFQVILGSLMGDGNLSPNLRGRNGVRFRMGHGARQADYLDWKTGLLGNIKHSVRENDKGARFADFTPLPELGELQRAVYLGDGKKFLSEDYLKALTPLALAVWYMDDGSFTVRSKGLQQRTAGGSGRIEICVEAMSEGSRERLRDYLCDTHGLDVRLRSAGAAGKAVLVFSTAATAKFQELVAPYMAPSMEYKLLPRFRGLGTVEPQFVPASQRLVPARVLDIHVKPQTRSMNRFDIEVEGNHNYFVDGVMVHNSPETTTGGKALKFYASVRMDVRRIETLKDGTDAVGNRTRVKIVKNKVSPPFKQAEFDILYGKGISKEGSLIDMGVDQGFIRKSGSWYTYDGEQLGQGKENARGYLLTNPEIADEIEKKIKEKLGIGAVLGDELTDDPAPAPVDF
- a CDS encoding regulatory protein RecX, whose protein sequence is MTRHRRPSTSESPEVGEPGEVGGGPRARGTTPLAEPAGAVGGGPRARGTTPLAEPAGRVAQAQSYSLRLLTARARTRGELTERLTQRGYTEDVIDVVLGRLAKAGLLDDAEFAREWVRSRQLNAGKGKRALAVELRNKGVDAEIIDATLADVDTDSERRRAEELVATRLQRESLADGDDVKVTRRLVGMLARRGYSQGMAFDVVKVALMGERERRKV
- a CDS encoding LLM class F420-dependent oxidoreductase, producing MLISAKLAPTFDYPVLDRFWRDADELGFHGVWNYDHFYGLVDPQQPTLEAWTTLAAMATLTTRARVGCLVSSVTYRNPGLLAKMAVTVDHMSGGRLDFGIGAGWHEDEHRGYGIEFPSPGERVEMLDEALAVIRRLWTEDSVTHRGRFFTLQDAIANPKPRQRPHPPIVIGGGKPKMLRVIAKHADEWNMPSSGAADWATTSAALDEACAEVDRDPSQIRRSVQIFLHPQDPGQVDAELAKLTGYAEAGCQHAVLSFYQPPDRELLKRVRAIGSGP